The Phyllopteryx taeniolatus isolate TA_2022b chromosome 9, UOR_Ptae_1.2, whole genome shotgun sequence genome contains a region encoding:
- the si:ch73-361p23.3 gene encoding tumor necrosis factor receptor superfamily member 21 isoform X1, whose product MALLLKLLLLSQTFNKFVADLDLFSCPKGQLIKMHGASQKYCAACPEGYHQPGENYSKQCKPCTKCNEVSGSEVTEKCTKETDTKCQCREGFVPVEPDSATCECSVGFGLRRGECSKCEDGSFNRRPDTPCIKWKACKSGVNISGNSTSDVICNGEPKRHPHGSPTSNRTVSVNTPPHERAQSHNSIHADATTTTTTTTTAVHKMLSRDKVEPAPLSTTTNFHIGLAFLIFGIVALLILSAVTCKVHVTTFVRRWSGVQRDLLYRRPVEESGDGTRSNLNSKKP is encoded by the exons ATGGCTCTTCTCCTCAAACTGCTCCTCTTGAGTCAGACTTTTAACAAATTTGTTGCTGATTTGGATCTGTTTTCTTGCCCAAAAG GCCAGCTGATTAAAATGCACGGTGCAAGTCAGAAATACTGTGCGGCATGTCCTGAAGGATACCACCAGCCCGGAGAGAATTACTCCAAACAGTGCAAACCGTGCACAAAGTGTAACGAAG tgtcGGGAAGTGAGGTGACAGAGAAATGCACAAAGGAGACGGACACGAAATGTCAGTGCCGAGAAGGATTTGTTCCTGTGGAGCCTGATTCTGCTACTTGCGAATGCAGTGTTGGATTCGGGCTACGTCGTGGAG AATGCTCAAAATGTGAGGATGGCTCCTTCAACCGACGTCCCGACACCCCTTGTATAAAGTGGAAAGC GTGTAAATCCGGCGTGAACATCAGCGGAAACAGCACCTCTGACGTCATCTGCAATGGCGAGCCAAAGCGTCACCCGCACGGCTCTCCCACGTCGAACCGCACTGTGTCTGTCAACACACCTCCACATGAGAGGGCCCAAAGTCATAACAGCATTCATGCTGAtgcaaccaccaccaccaccaccaccaccaccgcagTGCATAAAATGCTATCTCGTGACAAAGTGGAGCCGGCCCCTCTTTCAACCACCACCAACTTCCACATTG GTCTGGCCTTTCTCATCTTTGGAATTGTTGCACTGCTTATTCTCAGTGCTGTGACCTGCAAAGTGCATGTTACTACTTTTGTGAGGAGATGGTCAGGAGTGCAAA GGGATTTGCTGTACCGCAGGCCCGTTGAAGAAAGCGGCGATGGCACTCGCTCCAACCTGAATTCAAAGAAGCCTTAA
- the si:ch73-361p23.3 gene encoding uncharacterized protein si:ch73-361p23.3 isoform X2, translating to MFVLDLSHYLDIFHPTCAVKLNAWTLTEGQLIKMHGASQKYCAACPEGYHQPGENYSKQCKPCTKCNEVSGSEVTEKCTKETDTKCQCREGFVPVEPDSATCECSVGFGLRRGECSKCEDGSFNRRPDTPCIKWKACKSGVNISGNSTSDVICNGEPKRHPHGSPTSNRTVSVNTPPHERAQSHNSIHADATTTTTTTTTAVHKMLSRDKVEPAPLSTTTNFHIGLAFLIFGIVALLILSAVTCKVHVTTFVRRWSGVQRDLLYRRPVEESGDGTRSNLNSKKP from the exons ATGTTCGTGTTGGATTTGAGCCACTATTTAGACATATTTCACCCTACTTGCGCCGTCAAATTGAATGCGTGGACCTTAACCGAAG GCCAGCTGATTAAAATGCACGGTGCAAGTCAGAAATACTGTGCGGCATGTCCTGAAGGATACCACCAGCCCGGAGAGAATTACTCCAAACAGTGCAAACCGTGCACAAAGTGTAACGAAG tgtcGGGAAGTGAGGTGACAGAGAAATGCACAAAGGAGACGGACACGAAATGTCAGTGCCGAGAAGGATTTGTTCCTGTGGAGCCTGATTCTGCTACTTGCGAATGCAGTGTTGGATTCGGGCTACGTCGTGGAG AATGCTCAAAATGTGAGGATGGCTCCTTCAACCGACGTCCCGACACCCCTTGTATAAAGTGGAAAGC GTGTAAATCCGGCGTGAACATCAGCGGAAACAGCACCTCTGACGTCATCTGCAATGGCGAGCCAAAGCGTCACCCGCACGGCTCTCCCACGTCGAACCGCACTGTGTCTGTCAACACACCTCCACATGAGAGGGCCCAAAGTCATAACAGCATTCATGCTGAtgcaaccaccaccaccaccaccaccaccaccgcagTGCATAAAATGCTATCTCGTGACAAAGTGGAGCCGGCCCCTCTTTCAACCACCACCAACTTCCACATTG GTCTGGCCTTTCTCATCTTTGGAATTGTTGCACTGCTTATTCTCAGTGCTGTGACCTGCAAAGTGCATGTTACTACTTTTGTGAGGAGATGGTCAGGAGTGCAAA GGGATTTGCTGTACCGCAGGCCCGTTGAAGAAAGCGGCGATGGCACTCGCTCCAACCTGAATTCAAAGAAGCCTTAA
- the ddi2 gene encoding protein DDI1 homolog 2 isoform X1 produces the protein MLVTVFCAPRDRPETTFALDVSPELELRDFVALCELESGIPAGEIQISYGEQPLKDPTCALGTYGVKDGDVVVLRQADRGPPPTQPAFPGLPRIDFRSITVPGASTSTAPHSTIRPPQQQVVPPPPQHQPPPPQQQQQQQQQQPQRSTQPSTPPTFRGSSSQGLDDPALLQQMLLSNPHELSLLKERNPPLAEALLSGDLERFTKVLLEQQQDRAKREQERIRLLTADPFDLEAQAKIEEDIRQHNVEENMTIAMEEAPESFGQVVMLYINCKVNGHPVKAFVDSGAQMTIMSQACAERCNIMRLVDRRWAGIAKGVGTQKIIGRVHLAQVQIEGDFLPCSFSILEDQPMDMLLGLDMLKRHQCSIDLKKSVLLIGTTGTETRFLSEAELPECARLAYGPEGREESRPEEIADRELAEALQRSIQESDTADGQTTSPQPPPLSLPTASDQMSSSAHPQNLDSDCSESAQDQLGFQELLLPIAQDQLQPPEDHTISVEEAQGPAQSAEALQCPEGCEEGTSKVKNSPTLPYPELADSQPMEHEATRSQTTNPGQLDSVEMNSSDRDQPEGSDSIPSLAAALLELHELLLSNNCGGPRPTTHPQEADATRVSAEQSDAKAEPATACDMPSEREGADSSDGPLEPPAEARDSSIYHPESASSPEPPAEARDYSIYHPESASPPHPPAEARDSNIYNPEPASSPDPEGDCREPPERQQGSEDAHRRAPDANTPDGLVTGTSAIPPPVPVTEQFPAEHIQRIQAAGFSARDAAEALEQAHGVVELALLALLARSITVPT, from the exons ATGCTGGTCACCGTTTTCTGCGCGCCGAGGGATCGCCCAGAAACCACATTCGCCCTCGATGTATCCCCGGAGCTGGAGCTGAGAGACTTTGTGGCACTTTGTGAACTCGAATCGGGAATCCCGGCGGGAGAAATTCAG atctCCTATGGAGAGCAGCCCCTAAAAGACCCCACGTGTGCCTTGGGGACCTACGGCGTCAAGGATGGAGACGTGGTGGTCCTCAGGCAAGCCGACAGAGGGCCGCCACCCACTCAGCCAGCCTTCCCAG GTCTGCCCCGTATCGACTTTCGCTCCATCACAGTCCCCGGCGCCTCGACTTCGACTGCTCCCCATAGTACCATCAGGCCGCCGCAACAACAGGTTGTACCGCCACCACCGCAGCATCAGCCGCCACCaccccagcagcagcagcagcagcagcagcagcagccccaGCGCAGCACGCAACCCTCCACGCCGCCGACCTTTCGCGGCTCCTCTTCTCAGGGGCTTGACGACCCCGCCTTACTGCAGCAGATGCTCCTTTCCAATCCACATGAGCTGTCCCTGCTGAAAGAGCGAAACCCGCCGCTCGCCGAGGCCTTGCTGAGCGGAGATCTAG AGCGTTTCACCAAAGTGCTACTGGAGCAACAGCAGGACCGAGCCAAGCGGGAGCAAGAGCGAATCCGACTTCTGACTGCGGATCCTTTCGATTTGGAAGCGCAGGCAAAGATCGAGGAGGATATCAG GCAGCACAACGTAGAAGAAAATATGACCATTGCAATGGAGGAGGCCCCAGAAAGCTTTGGGCAGGTGGTTATGCTCTACATTAACTGCAAAGTCAACGGGCACCCTGTGAAAGCTTTTGTCGACTCAG GTGCCCAAATGACCATCATGAGCCAAGCCTGTGCGGAGCGCTGCAACATCATGCGACTGGTAGATCGGCGCTGGGCAGGCATCGCCAAGGGAGTGGGCACGCAGAAGATAATCGGCAGGGTTCATTTGG CTCAGGTCCAGATTGAAGGGGACTTTCTTCCCTGCTCTTTCTCCATCTTGGAGGACCAGCCGATGGACATGCTGCTCGGCCTGGACATGCTCAAGAGACACCAG tgTTCAATCGACCTGAAGAAAAGCGTGCTTCTCATTGGCACGACGGGCACCGAGACTCGCTTTTTGTCCGAGGCTGAGCTGCCCGAATGCGCCCGGCTGGCATACGGGCCCGAGGGGCGTGAGGAAAGCCGCCCCGAAGAGATAGCAGACAGGGAGCTCGCGGAGGCACTTCAGCGGTCAATACAGGAAAGCG ACACTGCAGACGGACAGACTACCTCACCACAGCCGCCGCCATTGTCACTACCCACAGCCTCAGACCAAATGTCCTCAAGCGCCCACCCGCAGAACCTCGATTCTGATTGCTCAGAGTCGGCCCAGGACCAACTTGGCTTCCAGGAGCTACTTCTGCCAATAGCGCAGGATCAGCTCCAGCCTCCAGAAGATCATACAATATCTGTAGAAGAAGCCCAGGGACCTGCTCAGTCAGCTGAAGCCCTTCAGTGTCCAGAGGGTTGCGAGGAGGGGACATCCAAGGTAAAGAACAGCCCCACGCTCCCCTATCCAGAGCTTGCAGACAGTCAGCCCATGGAGCATGAGGCGACGAGGTCCCAAACGACGAATCCCGGCCAGTTGGACTCTGTCGAAATGAACTCCTCTGACAGGGATCAGCCCGAGGGCTCTGACAGCATCCCATCTCTGGCTGCCGCTCTCTTGGAACTCCATGAACTGCTGCTTTCCAACAACTGCGGTGGCCCCCGCCCCACTACGCATCCCCAGGAGGCGGATGCGACCCGAGTCAGTGCAGAACAAAGCGATGCCAAAGCCGAACCAGCTACTGCTTGCGACATGCCCTCAGAGAGAGAAGGAGCAGACTCTTCGGATGGGCCTCTGGAGCCTCCAGCTGAAGCCAGAGACTCCAGTATTTATCATCCCGAGTCGGCGAGTTCTCCAGAGCCTCCGGCTGAAGCCAGAGACTACAGCATTTATCACCCTGAGTCGGCGAGTCCTCCGCACCCTCCAGCTGAAGCCAGAGACTCTAACATTTATAATCCTGAGCCGGCGAGTTCTCCTGATCCTGAAGGGGACTGCAGGGAACCCCCCGAAAGGCAGCAGGGGAGCGAGGATGCGCACCGACGAGCCCCGGATGCAAACACCCCGGACGGTCTTGTCACCGGCACCTCCGCTATACCTCCTCCCGTCCCCGTTACGGAACAATTTCCGGCCGAACACATCCAGAGAATCCAGGCTGCAGGTTTTTCTGCCCGCGATGCTGCAGAGGCTCTCGAGCAGGCGCACGGGGTCGTGGAGCTGGCTCTGCTGGCGCTCCTGGCCCGCAGCATCACCGTGCCCACCTAA
- the ddi2 gene encoding protein DDI1 homolog 2 isoform X2, translating into MLVTVFCAPRDRPETTFALDVSPELELRDFVALCELESGIPAGEIQISYGEQPLKDPTCALGTYGVKDGDVVVLRQADRGPPPTQPAFPGLPRIDFRSITVPGASTSTAPHSTIRPPQQQVVPPPPQHQPPPPQQQQQQQQQQPQRSTQPSTPPTFRGSSSQGLDDPALLQQMLLSNPHELSLLKERNPPLAEALLSGDLERFTKVLLEQQQDRAKREQERIRLLTADPFDLEAQAKIEEDIRQHNVEENMTIAMEEAPESFGQVVMLYINCKVNGHPVKAFVDSGAQMTIMSQACAERCNIMRLVDRRWAGIAKGVGTQKIIGRVHLAQVQIEGDFLPCSFSILEDQPMDMLLGLDMLKRHQCSIDLKKSVLLIGTTGTETRFLSEAELPECARLAYGPEGREESRPEEIADRELAEALQRSIQESGQH; encoded by the exons ATGCTGGTCACCGTTTTCTGCGCGCCGAGGGATCGCCCAGAAACCACATTCGCCCTCGATGTATCCCCGGAGCTGGAGCTGAGAGACTTTGTGGCACTTTGTGAACTCGAATCGGGAATCCCGGCGGGAGAAATTCAG atctCCTATGGAGAGCAGCCCCTAAAAGACCCCACGTGTGCCTTGGGGACCTACGGCGTCAAGGATGGAGACGTGGTGGTCCTCAGGCAAGCCGACAGAGGGCCGCCACCCACTCAGCCAGCCTTCCCAG GTCTGCCCCGTATCGACTTTCGCTCCATCACAGTCCCCGGCGCCTCGACTTCGACTGCTCCCCATAGTACCATCAGGCCGCCGCAACAACAGGTTGTACCGCCACCACCGCAGCATCAGCCGCCACCaccccagcagcagcagcagcagcagcagcagcagccccaGCGCAGCACGCAACCCTCCACGCCGCCGACCTTTCGCGGCTCCTCTTCTCAGGGGCTTGACGACCCCGCCTTACTGCAGCAGATGCTCCTTTCCAATCCACATGAGCTGTCCCTGCTGAAAGAGCGAAACCCGCCGCTCGCCGAGGCCTTGCTGAGCGGAGATCTAG AGCGTTTCACCAAAGTGCTACTGGAGCAACAGCAGGACCGAGCCAAGCGGGAGCAAGAGCGAATCCGACTTCTGACTGCGGATCCTTTCGATTTGGAAGCGCAGGCAAAGATCGAGGAGGATATCAG GCAGCACAACGTAGAAGAAAATATGACCATTGCAATGGAGGAGGCCCCAGAAAGCTTTGGGCAGGTGGTTATGCTCTACATTAACTGCAAAGTCAACGGGCACCCTGTGAAAGCTTTTGTCGACTCAG GTGCCCAAATGACCATCATGAGCCAAGCCTGTGCGGAGCGCTGCAACATCATGCGACTGGTAGATCGGCGCTGGGCAGGCATCGCCAAGGGAGTGGGCACGCAGAAGATAATCGGCAGGGTTCATTTGG CTCAGGTCCAGATTGAAGGGGACTTTCTTCCCTGCTCTTTCTCCATCTTGGAGGACCAGCCGATGGACATGCTGCTCGGCCTGGACATGCTCAAGAGACACCAG tgTTCAATCGACCTGAAGAAAAGCGTGCTTCTCATTGGCACGACGGGCACCGAGACTCGCTTTTTGTCCGAGGCTGAGCTGCCCGAATGCGCCCGGCTGGCATACGGGCCCGAGGGGCGTGAGGAAAGCCGCCCCGAAGAGATAGCAGACAGGGAGCTCGCGGAGGCACTTCAGCGGTCAATACAGGAAAGCG GACAACACTGA
- the si:ch73-15b2.5 gene encoding rho guanine nucleotide exchange factor 19 isoform X2 has translation MADFDSTDEANSSGGCGGDVFAQLLAYFEDLRPPGNPFKSQLPTMATTERPRMMDLNPEEPRRDPVDPSQDYNLPFLDISSAIKSVAATGAWNFGKMNALHKLFSTPGHEENKSPLFPPVDEDSTEEEPVDPVEDEEPSVSFQSKYIHIFPLYQDYCVQELRDDLQRLNTKTSLSELIAPQYLQGLQSRLSSQQSPLQSSPGSVSASPPDRSPGSVSASPPDRHVIRMAPCTLWQDLDEVKAAGLLGGLTVRQIRLQETMFELIGSEASYLRSLGIAVDHFCASKDLKRTLSQMEHHTLFSNIRHVKATSEKFLMDLEARLGESVFISQLGDIVLDHCPAFRTHYVPYVTNMMYQEALINQLLQQNRGFVASLKQLEGEPLCQRQGLKSFLVLPFQRITRIKLILENILKRTEADSDAVSYLHKAKEAIHEIVSECNDGIKKMKVIEQLVSLELLLDFGKLKAVPLVISGRFLVHEGPLRLLTVESGPNPKTSLTNVHLHLFNDLLILSSKKEQHFLVEDHAKFPAYVHVAPLKTEVLGLPPESFLFHLSRNHTGQPTAMILVAHSRSDKEQWMKVLKCAD, from the exons ATGGCTGATTTTGACAGCACCGACGAAGCCAACTCCAGCGGCGGCTGTGGCGGCGACGTCTTCGCTCAACTGCTCGCCTACTTTGAAGACCTTCGTCCACCAGGGAATCCTTTCAAATCCCAACTTCCCACCATGGCGACTACGGAGCGGCCTCGTATGATGGACTTGAACCCGGAGGAACCGAGACGTGACCCGGTGGACCCGAGCCAGGATTACAA TCTTCCTTTCTTGGACATCTCGTCGGCCATCAAGTCGGTTGCCGCGACGGGAGCGTGGAACTTTGGGAAAATGAACGCTTTGCACAAGTTGTTTTCGACTCCCGGACATGAGGAAAACAAGTCTCCTTTGTTTCCACCAGTGGATGAGGATTCCACAGAAGAAGA GCCTGTCGATCCAGTGGAAGACGAAGAGCCCAGTGTGTCCTTCCAGTCGAAGTATATTCACATCT TTCCCCTCTACCAAGACTATTGTGTGCAGGAGCTGCGAGACGACCTCCAGAGACTTAACACGAAGACCTCGCTGTCTGAGCTGATCGCCCCCCAGTACCTGCAGGGTCTGCAGTCGCGTCTCAGTTCCCAACAGTCGCCTTTGCAGAGCTCGCCCGGGTCCGTCTCTGCCTCTCCTCCGGATCGCTCGCCCGGGTCCGTCTCTGCCTCGCCTCCGGATCGCCACGTGATCCGCATGGCGCCGTGCACGTTGTGGCAAGACCTGGACGAGGTCAAGGCGGCCGGTTTGCTCGGCGGCCTGACGGTCCGACAAATTCGACTTCAAGAG ACCATGTTTGAGTTGATCGGCTCAGAGGCGTCTTACTTGAGGAGCTTGGGCATCGCTGTGGATCACTTCTGTGCGTCCAAGGACCTCAAGCGCACCTTGTCCCAAATGGAGCACCACACTTTGTTCTCCAACATCCGTCATGTGAAGGCCACCAGTGAGAA GTTTCTCATGGACTTGGAGGCCCGCCTGGGCGAGAGCGTGTTCATATCCCAGCTCGGGGACATTGTACTTGATCACTGCCCCGCCTTCCGCACCCACTATGTGCCCTACGTCACCAACATGATGTACCAGGAGGCTCTCATCAACCAGCTGCT GCAGCAGAACCGAGGCTTCGTGGCGTCCCTCAAGCAGCTCGAAGGCGAGCCGCTGTGCCAGAGGCAGGGTCTCAAGTCCTTCCTCGTCCTTCCCTTCCAAAGGATCACTCGCATTAAGCTCATTCTGGAG aaTATCCTGAAACGGACTGAAGCGGATTCCGATGCTGTGTCATATCTTCACAAAGCAAAAGAGGCCATTCATGAG ATTGTGAGCGAGTGCAATGATGGcatcaaaaaaatgaaagtcatTGAGCAACTGGTCTCCCTGGAGTTGCTGCTGGACTTTGGCAAACTGAAG GCGGTTCCTCTGGTCATAAGTGGACGTTTTTTGGTACACGAGGGTCCTTTGAGGCTGCTGACCGTGGAGAGCGGCCCCAACCCCAAAACGTCGCTCACAAATGTCCACCTTCACCTCTTCAATGACTTGTTGATCCTCTCCTCCAAAAA GGAGCAGCACTTCCTGGTGGAGGACCACGCAAAATTCCCCGCATACGTGCACGTTGCGCCGCTAAAGACTGAAGTTCTGGGCCTACCGCCGGAATCCTTCCTGTTTCATCTCTCTCGGAATCACACCGGACAACCGACCGCCATGATACTAGTCGCACACAGCAG
- the si:ch73-15b2.5 gene encoding rho guanine nucleotide exchange factor 19 isoform X1: MADFDSTDEANSSGGCGGDVFAQLLAYFEDLRPPGNPFKSQLPTMATTERPRMMDLNPEEPRRDPVDPSQDYNLPFLDISSAIKSVAATGAWNFGKMNALHKLFSTPGHEENKSPLFPPVDEDSTEEEPVDPVEDEEPSVSFQSKYIHIFPLYQDYCVQELRDDLQRLNTKTSLSELIAPQYLQGLQSRLSSQQSPLQSSPGSVSASPPDRSPGSVSASPPDRHVIRMAPCTLWQDLDEVKAAGLLGGLTVRQIRLQETMFELIGSEASYLRSLGIAVDHFCASKDLKRTLSQMEHHTLFSNIRHVKATSEKFLMDLEARLGESVFISQLGDIVLDHCPAFRTHYVPYVTNMMYQEALINQLLQQNRGFVASLKQLEGEPLCQRQGLKSFLVLPFQRITRIKLILENILKRTEADSDAVSYLHKAKEAIHEIVSECNDGIKKMKVIEQLVSLELLLDFGKLKAVPLVISGRFLVHEGPLRLLTVESGPNPKTSLTNVHLHLFNDLLILSSKKYLTHSVASSQMEQHFLVEDHAKFPAYVHVAPLKTEVLGLPPESFLFHLSRNHTGQPTAMILVAHSRSDKEQWMKVLKCAD, from the exons ATGGCTGATTTTGACAGCACCGACGAAGCCAACTCCAGCGGCGGCTGTGGCGGCGACGTCTTCGCTCAACTGCTCGCCTACTTTGAAGACCTTCGTCCACCAGGGAATCCTTTCAAATCCCAACTTCCCACCATGGCGACTACGGAGCGGCCTCGTATGATGGACTTGAACCCGGAGGAACCGAGACGTGACCCGGTGGACCCGAGCCAGGATTACAA TCTTCCTTTCTTGGACATCTCGTCGGCCATCAAGTCGGTTGCCGCGACGGGAGCGTGGAACTTTGGGAAAATGAACGCTTTGCACAAGTTGTTTTCGACTCCCGGACATGAGGAAAACAAGTCTCCTTTGTTTCCACCAGTGGATGAGGATTCCACAGAAGAAGA GCCTGTCGATCCAGTGGAAGACGAAGAGCCCAGTGTGTCCTTCCAGTCGAAGTATATTCACATCT TTCCCCTCTACCAAGACTATTGTGTGCAGGAGCTGCGAGACGACCTCCAGAGACTTAACACGAAGACCTCGCTGTCTGAGCTGATCGCCCCCCAGTACCTGCAGGGTCTGCAGTCGCGTCTCAGTTCCCAACAGTCGCCTTTGCAGAGCTCGCCCGGGTCCGTCTCTGCCTCTCCTCCGGATCGCTCGCCCGGGTCCGTCTCTGCCTCGCCTCCGGATCGCCACGTGATCCGCATGGCGCCGTGCACGTTGTGGCAAGACCTGGACGAGGTCAAGGCGGCCGGTTTGCTCGGCGGCCTGACGGTCCGACAAATTCGACTTCAAGAG ACCATGTTTGAGTTGATCGGCTCAGAGGCGTCTTACTTGAGGAGCTTGGGCATCGCTGTGGATCACTTCTGTGCGTCCAAGGACCTCAAGCGCACCTTGTCCCAAATGGAGCACCACACTTTGTTCTCCAACATCCGTCATGTGAAGGCCACCAGTGAGAA GTTTCTCATGGACTTGGAGGCCCGCCTGGGCGAGAGCGTGTTCATATCCCAGCTCGGGGACATTGTACTTGATCACTGCCCCGCCTTCCGCACCCACTATGTGCCCTACGTCACCAACATGATGTACCAGGAGGCTCTCATCAACCAGCTGCT GCAGCAGAACCGAGGCTTCGTGGCGTCCCTCAAGCAGCTCGAAGGCGAGCCGCTGTGCCAGAGGCAGGGTCTCAAGTCCTTCCTCGTCCTTCCCTTCCAAAGGATCACTCGCATTAAGCTCATTCTGGAG aaTATCCTGAAACGGACTGAAGCGGATTCCGATGCTGTGTCATATCTTCACAAAGCAAAAGAGGCCATTCATGAG ATTGTGAGCGAGTGCAATGATGGcatcaaaaaaatgaaagtcatTGAGCAACTGGTCTCCCTGGAGTTGCTGCTGGACTTTGGCAAACTGAAG GCGGTTCCTCTGGTCATAAGTGGACGTTTTTTGGTACACGAGGGTCCTTTGAGGCTGCTGACCGTGGAGAGCGGCCCCAACCCCAAAACGTCGCTCACAAATGTCCACCTTCACCTCTTCAATGACTTGTTGATCCTCTCCTCCAAAAAGTACCTCACGCATAGTGTGGCATCAAGCCAAAT GGAGCAGCACTTCCTGGTGGAGGACCACGCAAAATTCCCCGCATACGTGCACGTTGCGCCGCTAAAGACTGAAGTTCTGGGCCTACCGCCGGAATCCTTCCTGTTTCATCTCTCTCGGAATCACACCGGACAACCGACCGCCATGATACTAGTCGCACACAGCAG
- the si:ch73-15b2.5 gene encoding rho guanine nucleotide exchange factor 19 isoform X3, with amino-acid sequence MADFDSTDEANSSGGCGGDVFAQLLAYFEDLRPPGNPFKSQLPTMATTERPRMMDLNPEEPRRDPVDPSQDYNLPFLDISSAIKSVAATGAWNFGKMNALHKLFSTPGHEENKSPLFPPVDEDSTEEEPVDPVEDEEPSVSFQSKYIHIFPLYQDYCVQELRDDLQRLNTKTSLSELIAPQYLQGLQSRLSSQQSPLQSSPGSVSASPPDRSPGSVSASPPDRHVIRMAPCTLWQDLDEVKAAGLLGGLTVRQIRLQETMFELIGSEASYLRSLGIAVDHFCASKDLKRTLSQMEHHTLFSNIRHVKATSEKFLMDLEARLGESVFISQLGDIVLDHCPAFRTHYVPYVTNMMYQEALINQLLQQNRGFVASLKQLEGEPLCQRQGLKSFLVLPFQRITRIKLILENILKRTEADSDAVSYLHKAKEAIHEIVSECNDGIKKMKVIEQLVSLELLLDFGKLKAVPLVISGRFLVHEGPLRLLTVESGPNPKTSLTNVHLHLFNDLLILSSKKYLTHSVASSQM; translated from the exons ATGGCTGATTTTGACAGCACCGACGAAGCCAACTCCAGCGGCGGCTGTGGCGGCGACGTCTTCGCTCAACTGCTCGCCTACTTTGAAGACCTTCGTCCACCAGGGAATCCTTTCAAATCCCAACTTCCCACCATGGCGACTACGGAGCGGCCTCGTATGATGGACTTGAACCCGGAGGAACCGAGACGTGACCCGGTGGACCCGAGCCAGGATTACAA TCTTCCTTTCTTGGACATCTCGTCGGCCATCAAGTCGGTTGCCGCGACGGGAGCGTGGAACTTTGGGAAAATGAACGCTTTGCACAAGTTGTTTTCGACTCCCGGACATGAGGAAAACAAGTCTCCTTTGTTTCCACCAGTGGATGAGGATTCCACAGAAGAAGA GCCTGTCGATCCAGTGGAAGACGAAGAGCCCAGTGTGTCCTTCCAGTCGAAGTATATTCACATCT TTCCCCTCTACCAAGACTATTGTGTGCAGGAGCTGCGAGACGACCTCCAGAGACTTAACACGAAGACCTCGCTGTCTGAGCTGATCGCCCCCCAGTACCTGCAGGGTCTGCAGTCGCGTCTCAGTTCCCAACAGTCGCCTTTGCAGAGCTCGCCCGGGTCCGTCTCTGCCTCTCCTCCGGATCGCTCGCCCGGGTCCGTCTCTGCCTCGCCTCCGGATCGCCACGTGATCCGCATGGCGCCGTGCACGTTGTGGCAAGACCTGGACGAGGTCAAGGCGGCCGGTTTGCTCGGCGGCCTGACGGTCCGACAAATTCGACTTCAAGAG ACCATGTTTGAGTTGATCGGCTCAGAGGCGTCTTACTTGAGGAGCTTGGGCATCGCTGTGGATCACTTCTGTGCGTCCAAGGACCTCAAGCGCACCTTGTCCCAAATGGAGCACCACACTTTGTTCTCCAACATCCGTCATGTGAAGGCCACCAGTGAGAA GTTTCTCATGGACTTGGAGGCCCGCCTGGGCGAGAGCGTGTTCATATCCCAGCTCGGGGACATTGTACTTGATCACTGCCCCGCCTTCCGCACCCACTATGTGCCCTACGTCACCAACATGATGTACCAGGAGGCTCTCATCAACCAGCTGCT GCAGCAGAACCGAGGCTTCGTGGCGTCCCTCAAGCAGCTCGAAGGCGAGCCGCTGTGCCAGAGGCAGGGTCTCAAGTCCTTCCTCGTCCTTCCCTTCCAAAGGATCACTCGCATTAAGCTCATTCTGGAG aaTATCCTGAAACGGACTGAAGCGGATTCCGATGCTGTGTCATATCTTCACAAAGCAAAAGAGGCCATTCATGAG ATTGTGAGCGAGTGCAATGATGGcatcaaaaaaatgaaagtcatTGAGCAACTGGTCTCCCTGGAGTTGCTGCTGGACTTTGGCAAACTGAAG GCGGTTCCTCTGGTCATAAGTGGACGTTTTTTGGTACACGAGGGTCCTTTGAGGCTGCTGACCGTGGAGAGCGGCCCCAACCCCAAAACGTCGCTCACAAATGTCCACCTTCACCTCTTCAATGACTTGTTGATCCTCTCCTCCAAAAAGTACCTCACGCATAGTGTGGCATCAAGCCAAATGTAg